Proteins encoded together in one Deinococcus hopiensis KR-140 window:
- a CDS encoding endonuclease MutS2 — MPFDARALTALDFPRIRDALAQRSATSVGVERAEALMPSDDGDRIARELDEVEDALFGVSLSLGGIQDIRDLHARAGEGRVLSGQDLLNAAYSLDGAMTVRRAINANSRGPLKEVALGLGDHSELVRRVLGSLDRDGGVRDEASHRLRDLRKRIEPLRGRIRERLAATLEKWAEVLQEHIVTIRRDRYVLPVLANRVGQVQGIIVDASATGQTYFVEPAAVTQLNNELTRLILDEEAEVRRILTELSGLLASDAAVPMTLSTIGELDLIAAKARLARDWRLNRPEPAEDHTYDLREARHPLIENPVPNDIALGETKLLLITGPNMGGKTATLKTLGLAVLMHQCGLYVSAASARLPVVRDVLVDIGDEQSIEASLSTFASHLKHLRFVLRHASPDTLVLIDELGSGTDPDEGAALAQSLIETLLTQDARGIITSHLSPLKLFALETPGLKNASMGFDLGTLAPTYHLQVGQPGRSYALAIARRMGLPRDVLTRAETLLGPDAGLMERMLEGLERERAELATQIGTATAARREAEGELARVRQERETLDLRRNEMLAEAAQKAETLYADAVERVRTLRARAQEDSARPRVMQELRELRTAAQRARPAPPPAREERGDPIRVGSTVDVPAYGAKGQVLELRGDDLVVQLGVMKVGVKRRDVRLQQEPKQKAPRTFGGTAPSRFDKELQLRGLGVEEAVEELRSAITEAQALKETPLRVVHGKGQGVLRRLLRDYLKTDKRVESFHDAEANQGGHGVTIVNVRT; from the coding sequence ATGCCGTTCGATGCCCGTGCCCTGACTGCCCTCGACTTTCCCCGCATCCGCGACGCCCTCGCGCAGCGCAGCGCCACGTCGGTAGGCGTGGAGCGGGCCGAGGCGCTGATGCCTTCCGATGATGGGGACCGCATCGCCCGTGAACTCGACGAGGTGGAAGACGCCCTCTTCGGCGTCTCGCTGTCCCTCGGCGGCATCCAGGACATCCGGGACCTGCACGCGCGGGCCGGGGAAGGCCGCGTGCTGTCCGGGCAGGACCTCCTGAACGCCGCGTATTCCCTTGACGGCGCGATGACCGTGCGCCGCGCCATCAACGCCAATTCCCGGGGGCCACTGAAAGAGGTGGCCCTCGGCCTGGGTGACCACAGCGAACTCGTGCGCCGGGTGCTGGGTTCGCTGGACCGTGACGGCGGCGTGCGCGACGAGGCGTCCCACCGCCTGCGCGACCTGCGCAAGCGCATCGAGCCGCTGAGGGGCCGCATCCGCGAGCGGCTGGCCGCCACGCTGGAAAAGTGGGCGGAGGTGCTGCAGGAGCACATCGTCACCATCCGCCGGGACCGCTACGTGTTGCCCGTGCTCGCCAACCGCGTCGGGCAGGTGCAGGGCATCATCGTGGACGCTTCGGCCACCGGGCAGACGTACTTTGTGGAACCGGCGGCCGTGACGCAGCTCAACAACGAGCTGACGCGCCTGATTTTGGACGAGGAAGCTGAGGTGCGGCGCATCCTCACCGAACTCTCGGGCCTGCTCGCCTCGGACGCCGCCGTGCCCATGACGCTCTCCACCATCGGTGAACTGGACCTCATCGCTGCCAAGGCCCGCCTCGCCCGTGACTGGCGGCTGAATAGGCCAGAGCCTGCTGAGGACCACACCTACGACTTGAGGGAAGCGCGCCACCCTCTGATCGAGAACCCCGTCCCCAACGACATTGCCCTAGGTGAAACCAAACTCCTCCTCATTACCGGCCCGAACATGGGCGGGAAGACGGCCACCCTCAAGACCCTTGGGCTCGCCGTTCTCATGCACCAGTGCGGGCTGTACGTGTCCGCGGCCTCGGCGCGGCTGCCCGTGGTGCGCGACGTGCTGGTGGACATTGGCGACGAGCAGAGCATCGAGGCCAGCCTGTCCACCTTCGCCTCGCACCTCAAGCACCTGCGCTTTGTGCTGAGGCACGCCTCGCCGGACACGCTGGTCCTGATCGACGAGTTGGGCTCCGGCACCGATCCCGACGAGGGCGCGGCGCTCGCGCAGTCGCTGATCGAGACGCTGCTCACGCAAGACGCCCGGGGCATCATCACCTCGCACCTTTCGCCCCTCAAGCTGTTCGCGCTGGAAACGCCGGGCCTCAAGAACGCCTCGATGGGCTTCGATCTCGGCACGCTCGCGCCCACCTACCACCTGCAGGTGGGACAGCCGGGGCGCTCGTATGCGCTCGCCATCGCGCGGCGCATGGGACTGCCCAGAGACGTCCTGACCCGCGCCGAGACGCTGCTGGGCCCCGACGCAGGCCTGATGGAGCGGATGTTGGAGGGCCTGGAACGCGAACGCGCCGAGCTCGCGACGCAGATTGGGACTGCCACGGCCGCCCGGCGAGAGGCCGAGGGCGAACTCGCCCGCGTGCGTCAGGAGCGCGAGACGCTGGACCTGCGGCGCAACGAGATGCTCGCCGAAGCCGCCCAGAAGGCCGAGACGCTGTACGCCGACGCCGTGGAGCGCGTGCGTACCCTGCGCGCCCGCGCCCAGGAGGACAGCGCCCGTCCGCGCGTGATGCAGGAACTGCGTGAGTTGCGCACGGCTGCCCAGCGTGCCCGGCCCGCGCCACCACCCGCCCGCGAGGAACGCGGCGATCCCATCCGGGTGGGCAGCACGGTGGACGTGCCCGCCTACGGCGCGAAGGGGCAGGTGCTGGAGCTGCGCGGCGACGACCTCGTGGTGCAGCTCGGCGTGATGAAGGTGGGCGTCAAACGCCGCGACGTGCGCCTTCAGCAGGAGCCCAAGCAAAAAGCCCCGCGCACCTTTGGCGGTACCGCGCCCAGCCGTTTTGACAAGGAACTCCAACTGCGCGGCCTCGGCGTGGAGGAAGCGGTGGAGGAGTTGCGCTCGGCCATCACCGAGGCCCAGGCCCTGAAGGAAACGCCCCTGCGGGTGGTTCACGGCAAGGGGCAGGGCGTGCTGCGCCGGTTGCTGCGCGACTACCTCAAGACCGACAAGCGCGTCGAGTCCTTCCACGATGCCGAGGCCAACCAGGGCGGCCATGGCGTGACCATCGTGAACGTGAGGACCTGA
- a CDS encoding GreA/GreB family elongation factor has protein sequence MVQAIRQVKLTREGYARLERALEHEQARLAEATRILREQMETSADNEDTGLEDAKREKQGIEARIEELEDTLARAVLIEEHEHDGRVELGAIVTLTNETTGKDMRVQVVSAPEAAVLGGSLPRISEDSPVGKELMGRKAGEAFAVTLDNGRQVKYRVQGVEF, from the coding sequence GTGGTACAGGCGATCCGGCAGGTCAAACTCACGCGCGAGGGCTACGCCCGGCTGGAGCGCGCCCTGGAACACGAGCAGGCCCGCCTGGCGGAGGCCACGCGCATCCTGCGCGAGCAGATGGAAACCAGCGCCGACAACGAGGACACGGGCCTGGAAGACGCCAAGCGCGAAAAGCAGGGCATTGAGGCCCGCATCGAGGAACTCGAAGACACCCTCGCCCGCGCCGTGCTGATTGAGGAACACGAGCACGACGGCCGGGTGGAGCTGGGGGCCATCGTGACCCTGACGAACGAGACCACCGGCAAGGATATGCGCGTGCAGGTCGTGAGCGCCCCCGAGGCGGCCGTACTGGGGGGCTCGCTCCCCCGCATCAGCGAGGACAGCCCCGTGGGCAAGGAACTGATGGGCCGCAAGGCGGGTGAAGCCTTTGCCGTGACGCTCGACAACGGGCGGCAGGTGAAGTACCGGGTGCAGGGCGTGGAGTTCTAG
- the lysS gene encoding lysine--tRNA ligase, with protein sequence MSSDALNPESGQTPPARVGLHEQTVSRLNNLQALGEAGFEAHPYSYPQSHHARDVLAAHAEGLEPGQEWPEETYTLAGRVTLMRHMGKAAFADLGDEDGRIQLHFSKQDTENFGATKKLDLGDIIGVTGFPFVTKTGQLTLRVRSWQPLVKSLHPLPGKFHGLQDEELRARRRYLDLMINPERREAFRTRARAIGYIRRYLDERGFMEVEGPTLQVVPGGTEAKPFKTFHNALGHEFSLRISLELYLKRLLVGGFERVYEIGRNYRNEGIDRTHNPEFTMLEAYFAYGDYGDMMRLVEEMLHGLVVALKGEPKLTYGGREIDFSLPFARVDFVAALKAAAGLDFEPTDLPRLRAWADERHPEFRKVPDYKLLDKLGGEYVEPGLVNPTFLTDIPLAISPLVKAHRSREGLSERADLYVAGFELAPIYSELNDALDQRARFEAQTARRDAGDDEAHEQDEDFLLALEYGMPPAAGMGMGMDRLAMLLTDSDSIRDVLLFPLLRPDGAGQADLSGAGE encoded by the coding sequence ATGTCCAGCGACGCCCTCAACCCCGAATCCGGCCAGACACCGCCCGCGCGTGTGGGCCTGCACGAGCAGACCGTCAGCCGCCTAAATAACCTCCAGGCGCTGGGCGAGGCCGGGTTCGAGGCCCACCCGTACAGCTATCCTCAGTCGCACCACGCGCGCGACGTCCTGGCCGCCCACGCCGAAGGCCTGGAACCCGGGCAGGAGTGGCCGGAAGAGACCTATACCCTCGCCGGACGCGTCACCCTGATGCGCCACATGGGCAAGGCGGCCTTCGCGGACCTGGGTGACGAGGACGGGCGGATTCAGCTCCACTTCTCCAAGCAGGACACCGAGAATTTCGGTGCCACAAAGAAGCTGGACCTCGGCGACATCATCGGCGTGACCGGCTTTCCCTTCGTCACCAAGACGGGACAACTGACGCTGCGCGTTCGGTCCTGGCAGCCCCTCGTCAAGAGCCTGCACCCCCTGCCCGGCAAATTCCACGGTCTGCAGGACGAGGAACTGCGCGCCCGCCGCCGTTACCTGGACCTGATGATTAATCCCGAACGCCGCGAGGCGTTCCGCACCCGCGCCCGCGCCATCGGGTACATCCGCCGCTACCTGGACGAGCGCGGCTTTATGGAGGTGGAGGGGCCGACGCTTCAGGTGGTGCCCGGCGGAACGGAGGCCAAGCCCTTCAAGACCTTCCACAACGCATTGGGGCACGAGTTCAGCTTGCGAATCAGCCTTGAGCTCTACCTCAAGCGCCTCCTGGTGGGCGGCTTCGAGCGGGTGTATGAGATCGGACGCAACTACCGCAACGAGGGCATCGACCGCACCCACAACCCTGAATTCACCATGCTGGAGGCGTATTTCGCCTACGGAGACTACGGGGACATGATGCGGCTGGTCGAGGAGATGCTGCACGGCCTCGTCGTGGCCCTCAAGGGCGAGCCGAAGCTGACCTACGGTGGCCGCGAGATCGACTTCTCGCTGCCCTTTGCCCGCGTGGACTTCGTGGCGGCACTGAAGGCGGCGGCGGGACTCGACTTCGAGCCCACCGATCTGCCCAGGCTGCGTGCCTGGGCCGATGAGCGGCACCCCGAGTTCCGCAAGGTGCCTGACTACAAGCTGCTCGACAAGCTGGGCGGCGAGTACGTGGAGCCGGGGCTGGTCAACCCCACCTTCCTCACCGACATCCCCCTGGCGATCAGCCCGCTGGTCAAGGCCCACCGCAGCCGCGAGGGGCTCAGCGAGCGCGCGGACCTGTACGTCGCGGGCTTTGAGCTCGCGCCCATCTACTCCGAACTCAACGATGCCCTGGACCAGCGCGCCCGCTTCGAGGCCCAGACCGCGCGGCGCGACGCGGGCGACGACGAGGCCCACGAGCAGGACGAGGACTTCCTGCTCGCGCTGGAGTACGGTATGCCGCCCGCCGCCGGGATGGGCATGGGCATGGACCGCCTCGCCATGCTCCTTACGGACAGCGATTCCATCCGCGACGTGCTGCTGTTTCCACTGCTGCGCCCTGATGGCGCTGGGCAGGCAGACCTCTCCGGAGCGGGGGAATAG
- a CDS encoding carbohydrate ABC transporter permease, with the protein MTTTLPTHTAPRTAASRKASLSRAGLYLLLIVAALFFLLPIYLLVVTALKSPEAINLASSWQWPKLLNWASFADAWAKIGGNIGNSLFLAITATILAALLGSLNGYALAKWKFRGANTLFALMLFGMFIPYQAVLIPLFQFVKSLGLYGSIWGLILAHVVYGLPITTLIFRNYYAEVPDALIEASTIDGAGFWSIYRMVILPLSIPAFVVVIIWEFTQVWNEFLFAATLTNTSSQPVTYALSQLAGGQAVSWNLPMAGAILAALPTLLVYILLGRYFVRGLLAGSVKG; encoded by the coding sequence ATGACCACCACCCTGCCTACCCACACTGCGCCGCGAACCGCCGCTTCCCGCAAAGCCAGCCTCAGCCGCGCCGGGCTGTACCTGCTGCTGATCGTCGCCGCGCTGTTTTTCCTGCTGCCCATCTACCTCTTGGTCGTCACGGCCCTCAAGTCGCCCGAGGCGATCAACCTCGCCAGCTCCTGGCAGTGGCCCAAGCTGCTGAACTGGGCGAGCTTCGCCGACGCGTGGGCCAAGATCGGCGGCAACATTGGCAACAGCCTGTTTCTGGCGATCACGGCCACCATTCTGGCTGCGCTGCTGGGTTCGCTGAACGGCTACGCCCTCGCCAAATGGAAGTTCCGGGGGGCCAATACCCTATTCGCGCTGATGCTGTTCGGGATGTTCATTCCGTACCAGGCGGTCCTGATTCCGCTGTTTCAGTTCGTCAAGTCGCTGGGGTTGTACGGCAGCATCTGGGGTCTGATCCTGGCACACGTGGTCTACGGCCTGCCCATCACCACGCTGATCTTCCGCAACTACTACGCGGAGGTGCCCGATGCCCTCATTGAGGCGTCAACCATCGACGGTGCGGGCTTCTGGAGCATCTACCGCATGGTGATCTTGCCCCTGAGTATCCCCGCCTTCGTGGTGGTAATTATCTGGGAGTTCACGCAGGTCTGGAACGAGTTCCTGTTCGCGGCCACGCTGACAAACACCTCTTCGCAGCCGGTGACCTACGCCCTGTCGCAACTTGCGGGTGGTCAGGCGGTGAGCTGGAACCTGCCGATGGCGGGCGCAATTCTGGCCGCCCTGCCCACCCTGCTGGTGTACATCCTGCTGGGCCGCTACTTTGTGCGCGGTCTGCTGGCGGGCAGCGTCAAGGGCTGA
- a CDS encoding ABC transporter substrate-binding protein, which translates to MKKALMIAAALAITTTAAAAGKLEIFSWWSGDEGPALEALVKLYKQKYPSVAVDNATVSGGAGTNAKAVLKTRMLGGTPPDSFQAHAGQELIGTWVVANRMEDLSSLFKSEGWTKVFPKDVVELISSKGGIWSVPVNVHRSNVMWYNPAQLKKWGVSAPKNWTQFLTTCSALKAKGVQAPLVVGENWTQQHLWENVMIGTLGAQGWNNLWSGKMKFTDPRVVNGFATFGKVMDCANKDASGLSWQQASDRIADGTSAFNIMGDWAAGYFTTTKKLAPNTGFGWAATPGTTGTFVMLADSFGLPKGAKDRGEALNWLKLLGSKQGQDAFNPLKGSIAARTDSDLSKYNTYSRSAARDWKSNKIVGSMVHGAVAPESFTSAFGAVIDQFVASRNAQGAAAAAQQLADRAGVGN; encoded by the coding sequence ATGAAAAAAGCCCTGATGATCGCCGCCGCCCTCGCCATCACCACCACCGCCGCTGCTGCCGGCAAGCTGGAGATCTTTTCCTGGTGGTCCGGTGATGAAGGCCCCGCCCTCGAAGCCCTGGTCAAGCTGTACAAGCAGAAGTACCCCAGCGTGGCCGTGGACAACGCCACCGTCTCGGGCGGCGCCGGCACCAACGCCAAGGCCGTGCTCAAGACCCGCATGCTCGGCGGCACGCCCCCCGATTCCTTCCAGGCCCACGCGGGTCAGGAACTGATCGGCACCTGGGTGGTCGCCAACCGCATGGAGGACCTCTCCTCCCTGTTCAAGTCCGAGGGCTGGACCAAGGTGTTCCCCAAGGACGTCGTGGAGCTGATCTCCAGCAAGGGCGGCATCTGGAGCGTGCCCGTCAACGTCCACCGCTCCAACGTGATGTGGTACAACCCCGCCCAGCTCAAGAAGTGGGGCGTCTCCGCGCCCAAGAACTGGACGCAGTTCCTGACCACCTGCTCGGCGCTGAAGGCCAAGGGTGTGCAGGCCCCGCTCGTCGTGGGCGAGAACTGGACCCAGCAGCACCTGTGGGAAAACGTGATGATCGGCACGCTGGGCGCGCAGGGTTGGAACAACCTGTGGTCCGGCAAGATGAAGTTCACCGACCCGCGTGTGGTCAACGGCTTCGCCACCTTTGGCAAGGTCATGGACTGCGCCAACAAGGACGCTTCGGGTCTGAGCTGGCAGCAGGCGTCCGACCGCATCGCGGACGGTACCAGCGCCTTTAACATCATGGGCGACTGGGCCGCCGGATACTTCACCACCACCAAGAAGCTGGCTCCCAACACGGGTTTCGGCTGGGCCGCCACCCCCGGTACCACGGGCACCTTCGTGATGCTCGCCGACTCCTTCGGCCTGCCCAAGGGAGCCAAGGACCGCGGCGAGGCGCTGAACTGGCTCAAGCTGCTGGGCAGCAAGCAGGGTCAGGACGCCTTCAACCCCCTCAAGGGCTCCATCGCCGCCCGCACCGACTCGGACCTCAGCAAGTACAACACCTACTCCAGAAGCGCCGCGCGCGACTGGAAGAGCAACAAGATCGTGGGCTCCATGGTTCACGGCGCTGTGGCTCCCGAGAGCTTCACCAGCGCCTTCGGAGCAGTGATTGACCAATTTGTCGCCAGCCGCAATGCCCAGGGTGCCGCCGCGGCGGCCCAGCAACTCGCGGACCGCGCGGGCGTCGGCAACTAA
- a CDS encoding carbohydrate ABC transporter permease, giving the protein MKGLSRDRLWSITVLLPSILLLAVFIYGFIGRTVYVSLTDWGNDPAQALAEHPIIRWVGFANYADLFTGFLQGRFRQELVNTIFFTVFFILGCLGLGLGLALILDRNPKGEGLWRTIFLFPMSLSFIVTGTIWRWMLQPQGGINRLFGRDNGGFEWLSSTNSIWKVDWNKLPLLTAAVVALVLAVIAIRAARSGNRTRTLVAAACAALLLAWALFVGPNLKLLPAPELHGFNLALIGIVLSAVWQMSGYTMALYLAGLRGIPEELREAGRVDGANEIGMYRYVVFPLLAPITLSAMIILGHISLKIFDLVYAMTGPDNSYTSVPALNMYLTSFRQNQFALGAAIGTILLILVAFVIVPYLVSAFRTEEGHA; this is encoded by the coding sequence TTGAAGGGCCTTTCCCGTGACCGCCTGTGGTCCATCACCGTCCTGCTGCCCAGCATCCTGCTCCTCGCCGTCTTTATCTACGGCTTTATCGGGCGTACCGTCTACGTCAGTCTGACCGACTGGGGCAATGATCCCGCGCAGGCCCTGGCTGAGCATCCCATCATCCGCTGGGTGGGTTTCGCCAATTACGCCGACCTGTTTACCGGCTTCCTGCAGGGCCGTTTCCGGCAGGAACTCGTGAACACCATCTTTTTCACTGTATTCTTCATCCTGGGCTGCTTGGGCCTGGGGTTGGGCCTCGCGCTGATTTTGGACCGCAACCCCAAGGGTGAGGGCCTGTGGCGCACCATCTTCCTGTTTCCCATGAGCCTGAGCTTCATCGTGACGGGCACCATCTGGCGCTGGATGTTGCAGCCGCAGGGGGGGATCAACCGCCTGTTCGGCCGAGATAATGGTGGATTCGAGTGGTTGAGCAGCACGAATTCCATCTGGAAGGTCGACTGGAACAAGCTGCCCCTGCTGACCGCCGCGGTGGTGGCGCTGGTGCTCGCGGTGATTGCCATCCGCGCCGCGCGCAGCGGCAACCGCACGCGCACGCTCGTGGCCGCTGCCTGCGCCGCGCTGCTGCTCGCCTGGGCCCTCTTCGTCGGCCCAAACCTCAAACTGCTGCCTGCCCCCGAGCTGCACGGCTTTAACCTTGCCCTGATCGGCATCGTCTTGTCCGCGGTGTGGCAGATGAGCGGCTACACCATGGCGCTCTACCTCGCCGGCCTGCGCGGTATTCCTGAAGAGCTGCGTGAGGCTGGCCGGGTGGACGGCGCGAACGAGATCGGTATGTACCGCTACGTGGTGTTCCCGCTGCTCGCGCCCATCACCCTATCTGCCATGATCATCCTGGGGCACATCAGCCTCAAGATCTTCGATTTGGTATACGCGATGACAGGCCCCGACAACAGCTACACCAGCGTGCCCGCGCTGAACATGTACCTCACCTCGTTCCGGCAAAACCAGTTCGCGCTGGGCGCAGCCATCGGCACCATCCTGCTGATTCTGGTGGCGTTCGTGATTGTGCCGTATCTGGTGAGCGCGTTCCGCACCGAGGAGGGCCACGCATGA
- a CDS encoding NADPH-dependent FMN reductase, with amino-acid sequence MKFTVLSTSLDPESRSRWMAGLATSQLQAAGHTVTALDLRDTLLPPFDNDTCYAHPNAGLYHRAVAGADGIFLAVPVYNWGIGAGAKNLVELTGSTDPERGLHGAWFDQPVTFLVSGGLNHGYLSHGAFAFGLMVDFRCVVNPHFAYATSAEWTADGVPGEWLAERLTRTVDRAVDLSQRLKGRPYRSVWEV; translated from the coding sequence GTGAAGTTCACCGTCCTCTCTACGAGCCTCGATCCCGAAAGCCGCAGCCGCTGGATGGCGGGGCTGGCCACGTCGCAACTTCAGGCGGCGGGCCACACGGTCACGGCGCTCGATCTGCGCGACACGCTCCTGCCGCCCTTCGACAACGACACCTGCTACGCCCACCCCAACGCAGGGCTGTACCACCGCGCGGTCGCCGGGGCGGACGGCATTTTCCTGGCCGTACCCGTCTACAACTGGGGCATCGGGGCAGGCGCGAAGAATCTGGTAGAACTGACCGGCAGCACGGACCCCGAACGCGGCCTGCACGGCGCGTGGTTCGATCAGCCCGTCACCTTTCTGGTGTCAGGCGGGCTGAACCACGGCTACCTCAGCCACGGGGCCTTTGCCTTCGGGCTCATGGTGGATTTCCGCTGTGTGGTCAACCCGCACTTCGCGTATGCCACCTCCGCCGAGTGGACGGCGGACGGCGTGCCGGGCGAGTGGCTGGCCGAACGCCTGACGCGGACGGTCGACCGGGCTGTCGACCTGTCCCAGCGGCTCAAGGGCCGGCCCTACCGCTCGGTGTGGGAGGTATGA
- a CDS encoding ROK family transcriptional regulator: MTYSATLPDTLDLAAIRARHTLLLLARLWQGNRARVDLARELGLSRSAISSIVTELMDARLVQEVGQRGGGQVGRRATLLALNGRAVYLLAVDLGASHMRVDLLDLHCTTIASRTTPHDILCGPAITYARLTGLAQEVLAEAGVPREQVAGVGAGVPGPVDYATGLVVQPPNMPGWDGENVMAGLEAALGLPTRVDNDANLGALAEARFGAHRGVPDLIYVKAAHGIGAGVLLGGRLHRGVRGGAGEIGHISINESGPVGRSGNPGSLESYAAAQVLLDSAEARRAAGAPTRLPQPLTLADLIAAAGTDPLARTLWAEAGHHVGVAISTALNLFNPSAVIIGGRLSQAGEVFLQAIRDTALSRTMRINADRARIDLSTLGADASVLGAGAMLLDHLFTPAGLRHLYRVAASVRAPPPTPPAAGPSESAPHLPFSFGGMS, encoded by the coding sequence TTGACCTATTCTGCCACCCTTCCCGATACCCTGGACCTTGCGGCCATTCGCGCGCGGCACACCCTGTTGCTGCTGGCGCGGCTGTGGCAGGGAAACCGGGCAAGGGTGGACCTGGCGCGGGAACTGGGCCTGTCGCGCAGCGCGATCAGCTCCATCGTGACTGAACTGATGGACGCCCGGCTGGTGCAGGAGGTCGGGCAGCGGGGCGGGGGACAGGTCGGCCGCCGGGCCACCTTACTCGCCCTGAATGGTCGGGCGGTGTACCTGCTTGCTGTGGACCTGGGGGCCAGCCACATGCGTGTGGACCTGCTGGACCTGCACTGCACGACCATCGCCAGTCGGACGACGCCGCACGACATTCTGTGCGGGCCGGCCATCACCTACGCGCGCCTCACCGGCCTGGCCCAGGAGGTGCTCGCCGAGGCCGGCGTGCCCCGGGAGCAGGTGGCCGGGGTGGGGGCCGGGGTGCCTGGCCCTGTGGACTACGCGACCGGACTGGTTGTGCAACCGCCCAATATGCCCGGCTGGGACGGCGAGAACGTTATGGCGGGGCTGGAAGCGGCGCTCGGCCTACCCACCCGCGTGGACAACGACGCCAACCTGGGTGCGCTGGCTGAGGCCCGCTTCGGTGCCCACCGGGGCGTGCCGGACCTGATCTACGTCAAGGCTGCCCACGGTATTGGAGCGGGTGTGCTGCTGGGTGGCCGGCTACACCGGGGTGTGCGCGGGGGTGCGGGTGAGATCGGCCATATCAGCATCAATGAGTCTGGCCCCGTGGGCCGCAGCGGCAACCCCGGCAGCCTGGAAAGCTACGCGGCGGCCCAGGTCTTGCTCGACAGTGCCGAGGCCCGGCGCGCGGCGGGCGCGCCTACCCGGCTGCCCCAGCCCCTGACCCTGGCGGACCTGATCGCGGCGGCGGGGACCGACCCCCTTGCCCGTACCCTGTGGGCTGAGGCTGGGCACCACGTCGGGGTGGCCATCAGCACCGCACTGAACCTCTTCAACCCCAGCGCCGTCATTATCGGTGGGCGGCTTTCGCAGGCGGGAGAGGTCTTCTTGCAGGCCATCCGCGACACCGCCCTGAGCCGCACCATGCGGATCAATGCGGACCGGGCCCGCATCGATCTGAGTACACTGGGCGCGGACGCAAGCGTGCTGGGCGCGGGGGCCATGCTGCTCGATCACCTGTTTACACCGGCCGGGCTGCGGCACCTCTACCGCGTCGCCGCCTCGGTTCGCGCTCCACCCCCCACTCCCCCCGCTGCTGGGCCGTCCGAGTCCGCCCCTCACCTTCCCTTTTCCTTCGGAGGAATGTCATGA
- a CDS encoding MFS transporter, with protein sequence MTAPSSASPLTARLLVPGAVAFFTLGVLQAMYGAAFPLFEARYGVGAGEVGWVASAHFLGSASAPPLAGLALHRTSTAAVVMFSTLLLAVGVTGVALAPVWPAVVACALLAGLGVGGVSAALNAAYASIGTRPVNLVNAVFGVGSILSPLLVLALGRQSLAWPFLTVALLGLGTVLAVRAWGVPALRPPGETTAPERPGWILVLFGLLIASYVGLEVGSGAWLARHLESLHFASPSLILSGYWLGLTGGRVLTGLWGGRVSPPRLVLASAALVTLCAFAATLPALAPAAYILTGLGLGPIFGTTLTWLSGSLSARLVPVLLVTGSVGGILAPAGLGLLYARVGPGSVPLALGALGLALTTLVGLTARLTRRTS encoded by the coding sequence ATGACCGCTCCTTCCTCCGCGTCACCCCTCACGGCCCGCCTGCTCGTCCCCGGTGCGGTGGCGTTCTTCACCCTGGGCGTTTTGCAGGCGATGTACGGTGCGGCGTTTCCCCTGTTCGAGGCGCGCTACGGCGTCGGCGCGGGCGAGGTGGGCTGGGTGGCGAGCGCGCACTTCCTGGGCTCGGCGTCCGCACCGCCCCTGGCTGGCCTGGCCCTGCACCGCACCTCCACGGCGGCGGTGGTGATGTTCAGCACCCTGCTGCTGGCGGTGGGCGTCACGGGCGTGGCCCTCGCCCCAGTCTGGCCAGCGGTGGTGGCCTGCGCGCTGCTGGCCGGGCTGGGCGTGGGCGGCGTGAGCGCCGCCCTCAATGCCGCCTATGCCAGCATCGGCACGCGCCCTGTGAATCTGGTGAACGCGGTGTTCGGGGTGGGCAGCATCCTGTCACCGCTGCTGGTGCTGGCCCTCGGGCGGCAGTCGCTGGCGTGGCCGTTTCTGACGGTGGCCCTGTTGGGGCTGGGAACGGTCCTCGCGGTCCGGGCCTGGGGGGTACCTGCCTTGCGTCCACCGGGGGAGACCACCGCGCCGGAGCGTCCCGGCTGGATCCTCGTGCTGTTCGGCCTGCTCATCGCCTCCTATGTCGGCCTGGAGGTGGGATCCGGCGCGTGGCTCGCGCGGCATCTGGAAAGCCTGCATTTCGCGTCGCCCTCGCTGATTCTCAGCGGCTACTGGCTGGGACTGACGGGGGGACGGGTACTGACTGGCCTGTGGGGCGGACGCGTCTCGCCGCCCCGGCTGGTGCTGGCTTCCGCCGCGCTCGTCACCCTCTGCGCCTTCGCGGCCACCCTGCCGGCCCTGGCCCCGGCCGCCTACATCCTGACCGGTTTGGGCCTTGGGCCCATCTTCGGCACCACGCTGACCTGGCTGAGCGGTAGCCTCTCGGCGCGGCTGGTGCCGGTGTTGCTGGTCACGGGCTCGGTGGGCGGCATCCTCGCTCCCGCTGGCCTGGGCCTGCTGTACGCGCGGGTGGGGCCAGGCTCGGTGCCCCTCGCGCTGGGAGCGCTGGGGCTGGCGCTGACCACGCTCGTGGGGCTGACCGCTCGCCTGACGCGCCGCACGTCCTGA